One Candidatus Eisenbacteria bacterium DNA segment encodes these proteins:
- a CDS encoding ABC transporter permease gives MLTSLREIIRYRSLLRALVARELKVRYKRSFFGIAWTMLHPLMMMLVFTLVFAEVLKVPVEHFTVFFMSAYLLWNFVAQTTSWSAGGLLGYAPLMRKVYVPKAVFVIATVAAGLVNLVISLVPLAILMLVVHHPMRPSLAFLPVSMLLAAVFALGVSLLLAPLSILFADIVPIYQIVLTAWLYLTPVMYTVELVPARYRPLVDWNPMTYFVELFRAPIFHGHVPSASTLGAASAFALAALVLGWTVFDRYSDRVAYHV, from the coding sequence ATGCTCACCTCGTTGCGAGAGATCATCCGCTATCGGAGCCTGCTGCGCGCCCTCGTCGCCCGCGAGCTGAAGGTCCGCTACAAGCGCTCGTTCTTCGGCATCGCCTGGACCATGCTCCATCCGCTCATGATGATGCTCGTGTTCACGCTCGTGTTCGCCGAGGTGCTGAAGGTGCCGGTCGAGCACTTCACGGTCTTCTTCATGTCGGCCTACCTCCTGTGGAACTTCGTCGCCCAGACGACCTCGTGGTCGGCCGGGGGGCTGCTCGGCTACGCGCCGCTCATGCGCAAGGTGTACGTGCCGAAGGCCGTGTTCGTGATCGCCACGGTCGCCGCCGGGCTCGTGAACCTCGTCATCTCGCTCGTGCCGCTCGCGATCCTCATGCTGGTGGTGCACCACCCGATGCGGCCCTCGCTCGCCTTCCTGCCCGTCTCGATGCTGCTCGCGGCCGTGTTCGCGCTCGGCGTCTCGCTCCTGCTCGCGCCGCTCTCGATCCTGTTCGCCGACATCGTGCCGATCTACCAGATCGTGCTGACGGCCTGGCTCTACCTGACGCCGGTCATGTACACGGTGGAGCTGGTGCCGGCCCGCTATCGCCCGCTGGTCGACTGGAACCCCATGACGTATTTCGTGGAGCTGTTCCGCGCGCCGATCTTCCACGGGCACGTTCCCAGCGCGTCGACGCTCGGCGCCGCCAGCGCCTTCGCGCTCGCCGCGCTCGTGCTGGGATGGACCGTGTTCGACCGCTACAGCGATCGCGTCGCCTACCACGTCTAG
- a CDS encoding RNA-binding protein has product MGKKLFVGNLSFSTTGADLESLFAAAGTVESATVVNDRESGRSRGFGFVEMSTSNEASKAIAELNGRDVGGRQINVSEANERAPRGGGGGGGRSGGFGGRNRY; this is encoded by the coding sequence ATGGGCAAGAAGCTGTTCGTAGGAAACCTTTCGTTCTCGACCACCGGCGCGGACCTCGAGTCGCTGTTCGCAGCCGCCGGGACGGTCGAGTCGGCAACCGTCGTGAACGACCGTGAGAGCGGTCGCTCGCGCGGTTTCGGCTTCGTCGAGATGAGCACGTCGAACGAGGCCAGCAAGGCCATCGCGGAGCTGAACGGCCGCGACGTCGGCGGGCGCCAGATCAACGTGAGCGAAGCCAACGAGCGCGCGCCGCGGGGCGGCGGCGGCGGTGGCGGGCGCTCCGGCGGCTTCGGCGGCCGCAACCGCTACTAA
- the cysK gene encoding cysteine synthase A: MARIFEDNSRSIGGTPLVHLRRIGAGTTARILGKIEGRNPAYSVKCRIGAAMIWDAEERGVLKKGIEVVEPTSGNTGIALAFVCASRGYPLTLTMPETMSLERRKVLAAFGANLVLTPGPEGMTGAIRKAEEIVATDPAKFFMPQQFRNPANPAIHERTTGPEIWADTDGAIDVFVSGVGTGGTITGVSRYIKKRKPILSVAVEPAKSPVIGQTRAGEKLTPSPHKIQGIGAGFVPDNLDLSLVDRIETVTDEESIEMAHRLAREEGILSGISCGAAAVVALRIAKEREFAGKTIVTVLPDSGERYLSSALFA; encoded by the coding sequence ATGGCGCGCATCTTCGAGGACAATTCCCGATCGATCGGCGGGACGCCGCTGGTGCACCTGCGGCGGATCGGTGCGGGCACGACGGCGCGGATCCTCGGCAAGATCGAAGGTCGCAATCCGGCATACTCGGTCAAGTGCCGGATCGGGGCCGCCATGATCTGGGACGCCGAGGAGCGCGGCGTGTTGAAGAAGGGCATCGAGGTCGTCGAGCCGACCAGCGGCAACACCGGCATCGCGCTCGCGTTCGTGTGCGCGTCGCGCGGCTATCCGCTGACCCTCACCATGCCGGAGACCATGAGCCTCGAGCGGCGCAAGGTGCTGGCGGCGTTCGGCGCGAACCTCGTCCTCACGCCGGGCCCCGAGGGCATGACCGGCGCCATCCGCAAGGCCGAGGAGATCGTCGCGACCGATCCGGCGAAGTTCTTCATGCCGCAGCAGTTCCGCAATCCGGCCAACCCGGCCATCCACGAGCGCACGACGGGTCCCGAGATCTGGGCGGACACCGACGGCGCGATCGACGTCTTCGTCTCGGGCGTCGGCACCGGCGGGACCATCACGGGCGTCTCGCGCTACATCAAGAAGCGCAAGCCGATCCTGTCGGTCGCCGTCGAGCCGGCCAAGAGCCCCGTCATCGGCCAGACGCGCGCGGGGGAGAAGCTGACGCCGTCGCCGCACAAGATCCAGGGCATTGGGGCCGGCTTCGTTCCGGACAACCTCGACCTCTCGCTGGTCGACCGCATCGAGACCGTGACCGACGAGGAGTCGATCGAGATGGCGCATCGCCTCGCGCGCGAGGAGGGCATCCTCTCGGGGATCTCGTGCGGCGCCGCGGCCGTGGTCGCGCTCCGCATCGCCAAGGAGCGCGAGTTCGCCGGCAAGACCATCGTGACCGTGCTGCCGGATTCCGGCGAGCGCTACCTCTCGTCGGCGCTCTTCGCGTGA
- a CDS encoding glycosyltransferase: protein MRVLITNITLGSRTGTEINVRDVALGLLGRGHTPIVYSPELGPLADELRRRTVAVVDDLDDVGATPDVIHGHHHPETMMALQRFPGVPAVYFSHDFTAWHDAAPHFPRILRYVAVDEANRDRLALQHGVPEARIRIVLNAVDTDRFRPRGPLPPRPRRALVFSHYASERTHALAVREACRRMQLPLDIVGADAGAPTPAPEDVLGAYDLVFAKGRCALEALAVGAAVVLLDRGGLGAMVTSADVDRLRRDNFGRRLLRRALDPALIVEEAGRYDAADAAKASARIRATADLQTQLDQLLALYGEVVAENAGRGPDVVEEGRAAATYYRAWGPRFRDGELRTECDRRAAEIARLSAERDELQREVERLAAALERGQAAHAAAARLQTEHDTLRAQHRHLESRAASLATERDRLAGELGYVNATATWRLHQALLRSRAVVWAYRGVRAVAAPASRWAARLAPRRDP from the coding sequence ATGCGGGTTCTGATCACCAACATCACGCTCGGGAGCCGCACCGGCACCGAGATCAACGTGCGCGACGTGGCGCTGGGACTCCTCGGTCGCGGCCACACGCCCATCGTGTACTCGCCCGAGCTGGGCCCGCTCGCGGACGAGCTCCGCCGGCGCACGGTCGCGGTGGTCGACGACCTCGACGACGTCGGCGCCACGCCCGACGTGATCCACGGCCACCATCATCCCGAGACGATGATGGCGCTGCAGCGCTTCCCCGGGGTGCCCGCCGTCTACTTCTCGCACGACTTCACGGCCTGGCACGACGCCGCCCCGCACTTCCCGCGCATTCTGCGCTACGTCGCGGTCGACGAAGCGAACCGCGATCGCCTGGCCCTCCAGCACGGCGTGCCGGAGGCGCGCATCCGGATCGTGCTGAACGCGGTCGACACCGATCGCTTCCGCCCGCGCGGGCCGCTGCCGCCGCGGCCGCGCCGCGCGCTCGTCTTCAGCCACTACGCGAGCGAGCGCACGCACGCGCTCGCCGTGCGCGAGGCCTGCCGGCGGATGCAGCTCCCGCTCGACATCGTCGGCGCCGACGCGGGCGCGCCGACCCCGGCGCCGGAGGACGTCCTCGGCGCCTACGACCTCGTCTTCGCCAAGGGGCGCTGCGCGCTCGAGGCCCTGGCCGTCGGCGCCGCCGTCGTCCTGCTCGACCGCGGCGGGCTCGGTGCGATGGTGACGAGCGCCGACGTCGATCGGCTGCGTCGCGACAACTTCGGGCGCCGGCTGCTCCGTCGCGCGCTCGATCCGGCGCTCATCGTCGAGGAAGCGGGGCGCTACGACGCCGCCGACGCGGCGAAGGCGTCCGCCCGCATTCGCGCAACCGCCGACCTGCAGACGCAGCTCGACCAGCTCCTCGCGCTCTACGGCGAGGTGGTCGCCGAGAACGCGGGCCGCGGCCCCGATGTCGTCGAGGAGGGTCGCGCAGCCGCGACGTACTACCGCGCCTGGGGCCCGCGCTTCCGCGACGGCGAGCTGCGCACCGAGTGCGATCGCCGCGCTGCCGAGATCGCGCGGCTGTCGGCCGAACGTGACGAGCTCCAGCGCGAAGTCGAACGGCTCGCGGCCGCGCTCGAGCGGGGCCAGGCCGCGCACGCGGCGGCGGCGCGCCTGCAGACCGAGCACGACACCCTGCGAGCGCAGCACAGGCACCTGGAGAGTCGCGCTGCATCGCTCGCGACCGAGCGCGATCGCCTGGCCGGCGAGCTCGGGTACGTCAACGCGACCGCGACGTGGCGCCTGCACCAGGCGCTGCTCCGCTCGCGCGCCGTCGTGTGGGCCTACCGCGGCGTGCGCGCGGTCGCCGCGCCCGCGTCGCGGTGGGCGGCGCGTCTCGCCCCGCGGCGGGATCCCTAG
- the epsC gene encoding serine O-acetyltransferase EpsC gives MSTDHDRRLGEIAASILASYRARGELSHLQGGQLPSREILWGVVEDLLRILFPGFLEPAGLDPAELGERTRARVRGVAARLRGELEKGLRFRGGVAVSAADCDECGPKAEAATMSLLTRIPAIRDVLATDIQAAYDGDPAAHSIEEIVLAYPGLQAIAVYRMAHVLHRDDVPIVPRVMTEYAHSRTGIDIHPGAEIGRRFFIDHGTGVVIGETCVIGEGVRIYQGVTLGARSIPHDAQGRAIKGAKRHPDIEDGVTIYSGATILGPVRIGRGSVVGGNVWLTQSVPPETRIVVRTPQQMQADQLADDYQI, from the coding sequence ATGAGCACCGATCACGATCGCCGGCTCGGCGAGATCGCGGCGTCGATCCTCGCGAGCTACCGTGCGCGCGGCGAGTTGAGCCACCTCCAGGGCGGACAGCTTCCGAGCCGCGAGATCCTCTGGGGCGTGGTGGAGGACCTCCTGCGCATCCTCTTTCCGGGCTTCCTCGAGCCCGCGGGGCTCGATCCCGCCGAGCTCGGAGAGCGCACGCGCGCCCGCGTGCGCGGCGTCGCGGCGCGCCTGCGCGGCGAGCTCGAGAAGGGCCTCCGCTTCCGGGGCGGTGTCGCCGTGTCGGCGGCGGATTGCGACGAGTGCGGGCCGAAGGCCGAGGCGGCGACGATGAGCCTCCTCACGCGGATTCCCGCCATCCGCGACGTGCTCGCGACCGACATCCAGGCGGCGTACGACGGCGATCCCGCCGCGCACTCGATCGAGGAGATCGTGCTCGCCTATCCCGGATTGCAGGCGATAGCCGTGTACCGGATGGCGCACGTGCTCCACCGCGACGACGTGCCGATCGTCCCGCGGGTCATGACCGAGTACGCCCACTCGCGTACCGGCATCGACATCCACCCCGGCGCCGAGATCGGCCGCCGCTTCTTCATCGACCACGGCACGGGTGTCGTCATCGGCGAGACGTGCGTCATCGGCGAGGGTGTCCGCATCTACCAGGGCGTGACGCTCGGCGCGCGCAGCATTCCGCACGATGCGCAGGGGCGTGCGATCAAGGGCGCGAAGCGCCACCCGGACATCGAGGACGGCGTCACGATCTACTCCGGCGCGACGATTCTCGGACCCGTGCGCATCGGGCGCGGCTCGGTCGTCGGCGGCAACGTGTGGCTGACGCAGTCGGTGCCGCCGGAGACCCGCATCGTCGTGCGCACGCCGCAGCAGATGCAGGCCGACCAGTTGGCGGACGACTACCAAATCTGA
- a CDS encoding ABC transporter ATP-binding protein yields the protein MAPVRPAPERPVVDVRDVTVRYRVPHERVPTFKEFAIRWMRRRLVYQEFLALSAVTFSIRGGESVGIVGRNGAGKTTLLKVIARVLRPSRGTVAVRGRVAPLLELGAGFDPELSGRENVFLNGALLGRSRREMRERFARIVEFAELEEFIDAPLRTYSTGMVARLGFAVATDVEADVLLLDEVLSVGDFAFQKKSYDRITSFLGGGATFLLVSHSPDVVRQLCQRAIWVEGGRIVADGPAGAVIDAFTGGAAPAAPPADALASH from the coding sequence ATGGCTCCCGTCAGACCCGCGCCGGAGCGCCCCGTCGTCGACGTGCGCGACGTCACGGTGCGCTACCGCGTGCCACACGAGCGGGTGCCGACCTTCAAGGAGTTCGCGATCCGCTGGATGCGCCGCCGGCTCGTCTACCAGGAGTTCCTCGCGCTCTCGGCGGTGACGTTCTCGATCCGCGGCGGCGAGTCGGTCGGCATCGTCGGCCGCAACGGCGCCGGGAAGACGACGCTCCTGAAGGTCATCGCGCGCGTGCTCCGCCCGAGCCGCGGCACGGTGGCAGTCCGCGGGCGCGTGGCGCCCCTGCTCGAGCTCGGCGCGGGCTTCGACCCCGAGCTGTCGGGGCGCGAGAACGTGTTCCTGAACGGGGCCCTCCTCGGCCGCTCGCGGCGCGAGATGCGGGAGCGCTTCGCGCGCATCGTCGAGTTCGCCGAGCTCGAGGAGTTCATCGACGCGCCCCTGCGCACGTACTCGACCGGCATGGTCGCTCGGCTCGGCTTCGCCGTCGCCACCGACGTCGAGGCGGACGTGCTGCTCCTCGACGAGGTTCTCTCGGTCGGCGACTTCGCCTTCCAGAAGAAGTCGTACGACCGCATCACGTCGTTCCTGGGCGGCGGGGCGACGTTCCTGCTCGTCTCGCACTCGCCCGACGTCGTCCGCCAGCTCTGCCAGCGCGCGATCTGGGTCGAGGGCGGGCGGATCGTCGCCGATGGGCCGGCCGGCGCGGTGATCGACGCGTTCACGGGCGGCGCAGCGCCGGCCGCTCCTCCCGCCGACGCGCTCGCGTCGCACTGA